In the Oncorhynchus nerka isolate Pitt River linkage group LG2, Oner_Uvic_2.0, whole genome shotgun sequence genome, one interval contains:
- the LOC135573358 gene encoding gastrula zinc finger protein XlCGF26.1-like isoform X4: MASVKLEDCSQTLELNVNIKDEEEEEKIGKSVYDGRLRSSLRPVTSTVRTNPACLSPSTLSPNLQSLGPDCDSGAQFALQDPEMTSVKLEDCSQSLELNVNIKDEEEEEKIGECVNHGDHVETFSTSREQQQEDHRAKRSHHCPHCEEIFPFLSKLKIHIKIHTGENPYSCTNCGKRFTTSQSLTVHQRVHTGEKPYSCSVCGKRFSQQIHLQTHQHVHTGVKPYFCSECGKRFSQQFHLQIHQHVHTGVKPYSCSDCGKTFSRLDTLKTHERIHTGNNPYSCTDCGKTFSRLDTLKIHERIHTGENPYSCTDCGKSFTTSGTLIIHQRVHTGEKPYSCSDCGKRFSQQIHLQKHQHIHTGEKPYCCSDCGKSFSQQNHFKSHQRIHTGEKPYCCSECGKSFIRLEILKCHQRIHTGEKPYCCSECGKSFSQLGNLKTHQLIHKGERPYSCSDCGKCFTTSTDVKVHKRAHTGEKPYYCSDCGKSFARLYTLKTHQCIHKGEKPNQFSQTN; encoded by the exons GCCGACTCAGATCAAGTCTGAGGCCGgtaacatcaacagtgaggacaaacccagcctgcctctctccttccacactgagtccaaacctacagtcactgggtcctgattgtgacagtggagcccagtttgcactgcaggatccagagatgacatcagtgaagctggaagactgcagtcaatcactggagctgaatgtcaacattaaagatgaagaagaggaggagaagattgggGAATGTGTTAATCATG gagaccaTGTTGAGACATTCTCTACATCCAGAGAGCAACAGCAGGAAGATCACAGAGCTAAGAGGTCTCACCACTGCCCACATTGTGAGGAGATTTTCCCATTTCTATCAAAGCTTAAAATACACAtaaaaatacacacaggagagaatccGTATTCCTGCACTAACTGTGGAAAGAGATTCACAACATCACAATCTCTGACAGTTCATCAGAGAgtgcacactggagagaagccttactcttgCTCTGTGTGTGGGAAGAGGTTCTCTCAACAGATCCACTTACAAACACACCAACATGTACATACAGGAGTGAAGCCATACTTCTGCTCTGAGTGTGGGAAGAGGTTCTCTCAACAGTTCCACTTACAAATACACCAACATGTACATACAGGAGTGAAGccatactcctgctctgactgcggGAAAACTTTCTCCCGATTGGATACCTTAAAAACACATGAACGTATCCATACAGGAAATAATCCGTATTCCTGTACTGACTGCGGGAAGACTTTCTCCCGATTGGATACCTTAAAAATacatgaacgtatacatacaggagagaatCCGTATTCCTGTACTGACTGCGGGAAGAGCTTCACAACGTCAGGGACACTGATAATTCATCAGAGAgtgcacactggagagaaaccttactcctgctctgactgtgggaagaggttCTCTCAACAGATCCATTTACAAAAACACCAACATATTCatactggagagaagccttactgctgctctgactgtgggaagagtttctctCAACAGAACCACTTCAAATCTCACCAGCgaatacatacaggagagaagccttactgctGCTCTGAATGTGGAAAGAGTTTCATCCGATTGGAAATATTGAAATGCCACCAGCgaatacatacaggagagaagccttattgcTGCTCTGAGTGCGGGAAGAGTTTCTCACAACTGGGCAACTTAAAAACACACCAACTTATACATAAAGGAGAGaggccttactcctgctctgactgcggTAAGTGCTTCACAACATCAACTGATGTAAAAGTTCATAAAAgagcacacacaggagagaagccttactactGCTCTGACTGTGGTAAGAGTTTTGCCAGATTGTATACCTTAAAAACACATCAATGTATACATAAAGGGGAGAAGCCTAATCAGTTCTCTCAGACCAACTAA